From Lycium ferocissimum isolate CSIRO_LF1 chromosome 12, AGI_CSIRO_Lferr_CH_V1, whole genome shotgun sequence, one genomic window encodes:
- the LOC132041221 gene encoding metal tolerance protein 4-like isoform X2 yields MEGNLEANRTNKTPLLEGWKLSRSGRLSSRCFSRRNSFTSLRHDFILRLPDKVIKSCAIDAEASSIIDNISKSSDLTKGEKEYYERQFETLKSFEDVDIAVASDSIDEEDLEEQAQHERAMTISNYANIILLALKIYATVKSGSLAVAASTLDSLLDLMAGGILWFTHLAMKNINVYKYPIGKLRVQPVGIIVFAAIMATLGFQVLIQAVKQLVENKPPEKMTLDQLGWLYAIMLTATVVKLALWLYCRSSGNDIVRAYAKDHYFDVVTNVVGLIAAVLGDKFYWWIDPVGALILAIYTITNWSATVIENAVSLVGQSAPPEVLQKLTYLAMRHPQVKRVDTVRAYTFGVLYFVEVDIELPEDLPLKEAHVIGEGLQIKLEKLPEVERAFVHIDFECYHKPEHSVPSRIPNSEP; encoded by the exons ATGGAGGGAAATTTAGAGGCTAATAGAACTAATAAAACTCCATTGCTGGAGGGATGGAAGCTTAGCAGAAGTGGACGGCTGAGCAGCCGGTGTTTCAGCCGGCGTAACTCTTTCACTTCACTCCGGCATGATTTTATATTAAGGCTTCCAGATAAGGTGATCAAGTCTTGTGCTATTGATGCTGAAGCTTCATCCATCATTGATAATATCTCCAAATCCTCTGACTTAACCAAAG GAGAAAAGGAATACTATGAAAGACAGTTTGAGACGTTGAAGTCATTCGAGGACGTTGATATTGCAGTCGCATCAGATTCCATTGATGAAGAGGATCTTGAAGAACAAGCTCAACATGAGAGAGCAATGACAATCTCCAATTATGCAAATATTATACTTCTGGCTCTTAAG ATCTATGCCACAGTGAAGAGTGGTTCTTTAGCTGTCGCTGCGTCTACATTGGATTCATTGCTTGATCTCATGGCTGGTGGCATACTATGGTTCACTCATCTTGCGATGAaaaatattaatgtatataaATATCCTATAGGGAAATTGAGAGTGCAGCCCGTTGGAATCATCGTGTTTGCTGCTATTATGGCTACTCTCG GCTTTCAGGTATTGATCCAGGCTGTGAAACAACTAGTTGAAAATAAACCTCCTGAAAAGATGACTTTGGATCAGCTTGGATGGTTATATGCAATCATGTTAACTGCAACAGTGGTAAAACTTGCCCTGTGGCTTTATTGCAGAAGCTCGGGAAACGACATTGTTCGTGCGTATGCAAAG GATCACTATTTCGATGTGGTTACTAATGTAGTCGGGTTGATAGCTGCTGTGCTTGGTGATAAGTTCTACTGGTGGATTGATCCTGTTGGTGCACTTATCCTGGCTATTTATACAATCACAAATTGGTCAGCCACTGTGATAGAGAATGCAG TGTCACTAGTGGGACAGTCAGCCCCTCCTGAAGTTCTGCAGAAGTTGACATATCTTGCTATGAGACATCCTCAAGTGAAGCGTGTTGATACAGTTCGAGCATATACCTTCGGTGTCTTATACTTTGTTGAG GTTGATATTGAACTCCCGGAAGATTTGCCATTGAAAGAAGCACATGTTATCGGAGAGGGCCTACAAATAAAGCTCGAGAAACTCCCTGAAGTAGAACGTGCATTTGTTCATATTGATTTTGAATGTTATCACAAACCAGAGCACTCTGTCCCCAGCAGGATTCCCAACAGTGAACCTTAA
- the LOC132041221 gene encoding metal tolerance protein 4-like isoform X1 — protein sequence MNNEILEFVVKIYIEVVIMEGNLEANRTNKTPLLEGWKLSRSGRLSSRCFSRRNSFTSLRHDFILRLPDKVIKSCAIDAEASSIIDNISKSSDLTKGEKEYYERQFETLKSFEDVDIAVASDSIDEEDLEEQAQHERAMTISNYANIILLALKIYATVKSGSLAVAASTLDSLLDLMAGGILWFTHLAMKNINVYKYPIGKLRVQPVGIIVFAAIMATLGFQVLIQAVKQLVENKPPEKMTLDQLGWLYAIMLTATVVKLALWLYCRSSGNDIVRAYAKDHYFDVVTNVVGLIAAVLGDKFYWWIDPVGALILAIYTITNWSATVIENAVSLVGQSAPPEVLQKLTYLAMRHPQVKRVDTVRAYTFGVLYFVEVDIELPEDLPLKEAHVIGEGLQIKLEKLPEVERAFVHIDFECYHKPEHSVPSRIPNSEP from the exons ATGAATAATGAAATATTGGAATTTGTAGTGAAAATATACATAGAAGTTGTGATAATGGAGGGAAATTTAGAGGCTAATAGAACTAATAAAACTCCATTGCTGGAGGGATGGAAGCTTAGCAGAAGTGGACGGCTGAGCAGCCGGTGTTTCAGCCGGCGTAACTCTTTCACTTCACTCCGGCATGATTTTATATTAAGGCTTCCAGATAAGGTGATCAAGTCTTGTGCTATTGATGCTGAAGCTTCATCCATCATTGATAATATCTCCAAATCCTCTGACTTAACCAAAG GAGAAAAGGAATACTATGAAAGACAGTTTGAGACGTTGAAGTCATTCGAGGACGTTGATATTGCAGTCGCATCAGATTCCATTGATGAAGAGGATCTTGAAGAACAAGCTCAACATGAGAGAGCAATGACAATCTCCAATTATGCAAATATTATACTTCTGGCTCTTAAG ATCTATGCCACAGTGAAGAGTGGTTCTTTAGCTGTCGCTGCGTCTACATTGGATTCATTGCTTGATCTCATGGCTGGTGGCATACTATGGTTCACTCATCTTGCGATGAaaaatattaatgtatataaATATCCTATAGGGAAATTGAGAGTGCAGCCCGTTGGAATCATCGTGTTTGCTGCTATTATGGCTACTCTCG GCTTTCAGGTATTGATCCAGGCTGTGAAACAACTAGTTGAAAATAAACCTCCTGAAAAGATGACTTTGGATCAGCTTGGATGGTTATATGCAATCATGTTAACTGCAACAGTGGTAAAACTTGCCCTGTGGCTTTATTGCAGAAGCTCGGGAAACGACATTGTTCGTGCGTATGCAAAG GATCACTATTTCGATGTGGTTACTAATGTAGTCGGGTTGATAGCTGCTGTGCTTGGTGATAAGTTCTACTGGTGGATTGATCCTGTTGGTGCACTTATCCTGGCTATTTATACAATCACAAATTGGTCAGCCACTGTGATAGAGAATGCAG TGTCACTAGTGGGACAGTCAGCCCCTCCTGAAGTTCTGCAGAAGTTGACATATCTTGCTATGAGACATCCTCAAGTGAAGCGTGTTGATACAGTTCGAGCATATACCTTCGGTGTCTTATACTTTGTTGAG GTTGATATTGAACTCCCGGAAGATTTGCCATTGAAAGAAGCACATGTTATCGGAGAGGGCCTACAAATAAAGCTCGAGAAACTCCCTGAAGTAGAACGTGCATTTGTTCATATTGATTTTGAATGTTATCACAAACCAGAGCACTCTGTCCCCAGCAGGATTCCCAACAGTGAACCTTAA